In a genomic window of Spirosoma agri:
- a CDS encoding alkaline phosphatase family protein — protein sequence MKKTVVLDVVGLSYSLIGDHTPFLKQWFASKHQATIDPMLPALTTSVQSTYVTGKWPSETGIVGNGWYDRTDSEVKFWKQSNKLVAGEKIWERAKKLDPSFTVSKMFWWYNMYSSADYSATPRPQYPSDGMKLPDCYTQPGDLRDRLQKELGTFPLFQFWGPATTIKSSRWIADASMLVDKWHDPTLTLIYLPHLDYCLQKFGQDFAKIGTDLREIDDVCRDLIQYYEQQNAEVIVLSEYGITNVSKPIHINRILREAGMIRYREERGLEMFDGGASPAFATPDHQIAHVYINDPTVFDDVRSLLEQTPGIELVLDKEQQKDYHIDHERSGDLVVVADADSWFTYYYWLDDARAPDYARLVAIHQKPGYDPVEMFMDQTNPLIKLKAGYKLGRKLLGFRYLMNVISLDATLVKGSHGRIDTAREHHPVFVSSRNVGNALSAVDVYDQIWTAMTTGVSEKQTI from the coding sequence ATGAAAAAGACGGTAGTACTCGATGTTGTGGGGTTGTCTTACTCGCTGATTGGCGACCACACGCCCTTTTTGAAACAGTGGTTTGCCAGCAAGCATCAGGCCACCATCGATCCTATGCTTCCGGCCCTGACAACATCGGTGCAGTCTACGTATGTAACGGGTAAATGGCCGAGTGAAACTGGTATTGTCGGCAATGGTTGGTACGACCGGACCGATTCGGAAGTGAAATTCTGGAAACAGTCGAATAAACTCGTCGCGGGCGAAAAAATTTGGGAACGGGCCAAAAAGCTTGATCCTTCGTTCACCGTTTCGAAAATGTTCTGGTGGTACAACATGTACTCATCCGCCGACTATTCAGCAACGCCCCGCCCACAGTACCCATCCGACGGGATGAAACTTCCCGATTGCTACACCCAGCCTGGCGATCTGCGCGACAGGCTTCAGAAGGAACTTGGCACGTTTCCGCTCTTTCAGTTCTGGGGACCCGCAACGACCATAAAAAGTAGCCGTTGGATTGCCGACGCATCGATGCTGGTCGATAAATGGCATGACCCGACCCTCACGCTAATTTACCTGCCCCATCTGGATTATTGTTTGCAGAAATTCGGCCAGGATTTCGCAAAAATCGGTACTGACCTTCGCGAGATCGACGACGTCTGCCGCGATCTGATTCAGTATTATGAGCAGCAGAATGCCGAGGTCATCGTGTTGTCGGAATATGGGATAACCAACGTCAGCAAGCCAATTCACATCAACCGGATTCTGCGGGAAGCCGGTATGATTCGCTATCGGGAAGAGCGCGGTCTGGAAATGTTCGATGGGGGCGCATCACCCGCCTTTGCCACACCCGATCACCAGATTGCTCACGTGTACATCAACGACCCCACGGTTTTTGATGACGTACGATCACTGCTCGAACAGACGCCGGGGATTGAACTGGTATTGGATAAAGAACAACAGAAAGACTACCACATTGATCACGAACGCTCCGGCGACCTTGTCGTCGTGGCTGATGCCGATAGCTGGTTCACCTATTATTACTGGCTCGATGATGCCCGTGCCCCGGATTATGCCCGGTTAGTGGCCATTCACCAGAAGCCCGGCTATGACCCCGTCGAAATGTTTATGGACCAGACGAATCCGCTCATTAAACTCAAGGCGGGGTATAAGTTAGGGCGTAAGTTGCTGGGTTTCCGCTACCTCATGAACGTCATTTCGCTCGACGCGACGCTTGTCAAAGGATCGCACGGACGCATTGATACGGCGCGGGAGCATCATCCGGTATTCGTGAGTAGTCGTAACGTAGGTAACGCCTTATCGGCAGTTGACGTTTATGATCAGATTTGGACTGCGATGACCACGGGAGTGTCTGAAAAACAGACGATTTAA
- a CDS encoding glycosyltransferase family 2 protein, giving the protein MLPDFSVVIPTCQQPALLLTCLEALAQQRLPRDQYEIIVVDDANSPETATAVALLTKQIARSGGPLEIRYLGQPQPKGPAAARNRGWRAARGHVIAFTDDDCLPDSNWLLSALTGFQRGAQVMTGQLCLRFTTNTTPTNARTAYLDMSEFISANCFCRKSAIERVGGFEEAFDLAWHEDNDLQFKFIQAGIPISKCPQAIVVHPMRETPWYTPLTNERKNRYDALLFKRHPELFRQRIATDRSLMLEQYAAVLGVMFGVAGTLSGSAITSTVGFGMWGIVSANHIWHRLSEEANTASLIQTVTTTLATPFVAVYWRLYGAVKYRVLYW; this is encoded by the coding sequence ATGCTACCCGATTTTTCGGTGGTGATACCAACGTGTCAGCAACCGGCTCTACTTCTTACTTGCCTCGAGGCACTGGCTCAGCAGCGGCTCCCCCGCGACCAGTATGAGATCATTGTTGTGGACGATGCAAATTCGCCCGAAACGGCAACGGCTGTTGCTTTACTAACAAAACAGATCGCCCGATCAGGTGGACCGCTTGAAATTCGCTACTTAGGCCAACCGCAGCCGAAAGGACCTGCTGCGGCCCGCAATCGGGGTTGGCGGGCCGCAAGGGGCCACGTAATCGCCTTTACCGACGACGATTGTTTGCCCGATTCCAACTGGCTCTTATCGGCACTGACGGGTTTCCAGCGTGGAGCGCAGGTCATGACGGGCCAGTTATGTTTGAGGTTCACCACGAACACAACGCCGACAAATGCCCGAACGGCTTACCTAGACATGAGTGAGTTTATTTCGGCCAACTGTTTCTGCCGTAAATCGGCCATCGAGCGGGTAGGCGGTTTTGAAGAAGCGTTTGATCTGGCCTGGCACGAAGATAATGATTTACAATTCAAGTTCATTCAGGCGGGCATCCCCATCAGCAAGTGTCCACAGGCCATTGTGGTTCACCCGATGCGCGAAACGCCGTGGTACACCCCCTTGACAAATGAGCGGAAAAATCGCTACGATGCCCTGTTGTTCAAGCGGCATCCTGAACTGTTCCGACAGCGCATTGCCACCGACCGGAGTTTGATGCTTGAACAGTATGCCGCTGTCCTGGGGGTGATGTTTGGTGTTGCTGGTACGTTATCGGGTAGCGCCATTACCTCAACCGTCGGCTTTGGCATGTGGGGGATCGTATCCGCAAACCATATCTGGCACCGGTTGTCCGAGGAAGCCAATACGGCAAGTTTGATACAAACCGTCACAACAACACTGGCTACTCCCTTTGTGGCCGTGTATTGGCGACTGTACGGTGCCGTAAAATACCGAGTACTATACTGGTAG
- a CDS encoding Gfo/Idh/MocA family protein has translation MHNFNINRRRFLQGTTASLALSTFGARGMDLINPAKTLRVGLIGTGWYGKSDLFRLIQVAPVEVIALCDVDKNMMAGAAKLVSQRQKSGKTPRLYGDYRKMLAENQFDIVLIGTPDHWHALQTIDALKAGANVYVQKPISVDVIEGEAMVAAARKYNKVVQVGTQRKSTPHLIDAKTNIVDAGLLGKVSHVDMCCYYHMRNNGNPPVQAVPDFLDYEMWTGPAPLRPYDGLPHVRWWRAFMEYGNGITGDMCVHMFDTVRWMLKLGWPNRISSTGGIYVQKEGKSNISDTQSALFEYDGLTCSWQHRTWGTPANPDYPWSFTLYGEKGTLWASTMAYDFIPEGKGEKIHKDVVYEKEKYPEDVTEPTEPKIELNAAPATRLHMLNFLDAIDKGSRPVADIEEGHISTASCILANMSMKTGRPIVYDPKKREIIGDREANGLLQRPYRQPYTHPDPNKV, from the coding sequence ATGCATAATTTCAATATTAACCGGCGCCGTTTTCTTCAGGGAACCACGGCTTCGCTTGCCCTTAGCACATTTGGAGCCAGAGGCATGGACCTGATCAACCCCGCAAAAACGCTTCGTGTAGGACTGATTGGCACGGGATGGTATGGGAAAAGCGATCTGTTTCGTCTGATTCAGGTAGCCCCCGTTGAGGTTATCGCGCTCTGTGACGTCGACAAAAATATGATGGCGGGCGCGGCAAAACTCGTCAGCCAGCGCCAAAAATCGGGGAAGACTCCGCGCCTGTATGGTGATTACCGGAAAATGCTGGCTGAGAACCAATTCGATATTGTGCTGATCGGTACGCCCGACCACTGGCACGCGCTCCAGACAATCGACGCCCTGAAGGCGGGTGCCAACGTGTACGTGCAAAAGCCAATCAGTGTCGATGTTATAGAAGGGGAGGCTATGGTAGCTGCCGCTCGAAAGTATAATAAGGTCGTGCAAGTGGGAACGCAGCGCAAAAGTACACCCCACCTGATCGATGCGAAAACCAATATTGTCGATGCGGGCTTACTAGGAAAAGTGTCGCACGTCGATATGTGCTGTTATTACCACATGCGCAATAATGGCAACCCACCCGTACAGGCTGTCCCCGATTTCCTGGATTATGAAATGTGGACCGGCCCAGCCCCCCTGCGTCCTTACGACGGACTGCCGCACGTACGCTGGTGGCGAGCGTTTATGGAATATGGCAACGGAATCACAGGTGACATGTGCGTTCATATGTTCGATACGGTGCGCTGGATGCTGAAACTTGGCTGGCCCAACCGGATCAGTTCTACGGGGGGGATTTATGTGCAGAAGGAAGGGAAATCCAACATTTCGGATACGCAGTCGGCGCTGTTTGAGTACGATGGGCTGACCTGTTCCTGGCAGCATCGGACCTGGGGAACGCCCGCCAATCCGGACTATCCCTGGTCGTTTACGCTCTACGGCGAAAAGGGAACGCTGTGGGCGAGCACGATGGCCTACGATTTCATTCCGGAGGGGAAAGGTGAAAAAATCCACAAGGATGTTGTCTACGAAAAAGAGAAATATCCGGAGGATGTAACCGAACCTACCGAGCCCAAAATCGAGTTGAATGCGGCTCCGGCTACGCGCCTGCACATGCTCAACTTCCTGGATGCGATCGATAAGGGGAGCCGCCCGGTTGCCGATATTGAGGAAGGGCATATCTCGACGGCCAGTTGCATTCTGGCTAATATGTCGATGAAAACAGGTCGCCCAATCGTTTATGATCCCAAGAAGCGTGAGATCATTGGTGATCGGGAGGCCAACGGCCTTCTCCAGCGGCCCTATCGCCAGCCTTATACTCACCCCGATCCGAATAAGGTCTAG
- a CDS encoding glycosyltransferase family 4 protein, translating to MRIAVWHNLPSGGASRALHQHIKGLAERGHYIEVWTSSLADSRFLDVDQYVAKTHIVPLKIATRVRIDRIDDVRSVAFQNSTRINRMLAFCKECAQQIGEGDFDVLFANSCHYFNMPFIGRFINKIPKLLYLQEPNRSLYEAYPNLLWRGLAAWSENWASLSYYERVWQDMVTTHRARVLVREEFTNYRSYDKVLVNSYFSNESLLRAYGGGGEVCYLGVDLDLFPFLDLPREPFVMGLGSFHQPKQPDLAIKALAQIPESIRPRLVWVGNIGNKEYMATLMTLSSQLNVAFEPRQYVPHQELIELLNTASCLLYTSALEPFGFAPLEANACGLPVVAVGEGGVRETVRDGYNGLLTGRNPVDIANAVQRILEDPVLFQTLSANGRHVVRERWGIEHAVDRIEEALLSMAAPKRYVSDGHTSTKQLLNKENR from the coding sequence ATGAGAATCGCAGTATGGCATAACTTGCCCAGTGGAGGGGCAAGCCGGGCTTTGCATCAACACATTAAAGGACTAGCTGAGCGTGGTCATTATATTGAGGTCTGGACATCATCATTAGCCGACAGCCGTTTTCTGGACGTCGATCAGTACGTTGCCAAAACACACATTGTTCCCCTAAAAATTGCCACCCGAGTTCGTATCGATCGGATTGACGACGTTCGTTCAGTTGCATTCCAGAACAGCACCCGTATCAACAGAATGCTGGCTTTTTGTAAAGAATGCGCTCAACAGATTGGGGAAGGTGATTTCGATGTTTTATTTGCCAATTCCTGCCATTATTTTAACATGCCGTTTATCGGCCGGTTCATCAACAAGATTCCCAAATTACTGTACTTGCAGGAACCAAACCGGTCGCTTTATGAGGCTTATCCAAACCTGCTCTGGCGAGGTTTGGCAGCCTGGTCCGAAAATTGGGCTTCGTTGTCTTACTATGAGCGTGTCTGGCAGGATATGGTAACGACTCACCGGGCACGGGTACTAGTCCGCGAAGAATTTACAAATTACCGTAGCTACGACAAAGTACTGGTCAATTCGTATTTCAGCAATGAGAGCCTATTGCGGGCCTACGGCGGAGGGGGCGAGGTGTGTTACCTGGGTGTCGATCTCGACCTTTTTCCTTTCCTCGATCTGCCCCGTGAACCGTTCGTGATGGGGCTAGGCTCCTTTCATCAGCCGAAACAACCTGATCTGGCCATCAAAGCGCTGGCTCAGATTCCGGAATCGATCCGACCCCGACTGGTTTGGGTTGGCAACATTGGCAATAAAGAATACATGGCAACGCTGATGACGCTGAGCAGCCAGCTTAACGTTGCGTTTGAGCCAAGGCAGTATGTGCCCCATCAGGAATTGATTGAGTTACTGAATACAGCATCGTGTCTATTGTATACATCGGCACTGGAACCCTTTGGTTTCGCTCCGCTGGAAGCCAATGCGTGTGGACTTCCCGTCGTTGCCGTGGGTGAGGGCGGTGTTCGGGAAACGGTGCGGGATGGCTACAATGGGTTGCTTACGGGACGCAATCCTGTCGATATCGCAAATGCCGTCCAACGGATACTAGAAGATCCGGTCCTGTTTCAAACACTATCAGCGAATGGGCGGCATGTAGTGCGCGAACGATGGGGTATCGAACACGCTGTTGATCGAATCGAAGAGGCTTTACTATCGATGGCAGCGCCCAAACGCTATGTGTCCGACGGCCATACGTCAACGAAACAACTCTTAAATAAAGAAAATCGCTAA
- a CDS encoding SDR family NAD(P)-dependent oxidoreductase — protein MIALITGATSGIGRATAEAFADLNYRLILCGRRQERLDELQETLSAKTPVTTLNFDVRTWDEVDHAIRTLPDDWKTIDILVNSAGNAHGLSPIQDGDPADWDQMIDGNVQGLLYVSKAVIPGMVERKRGHIINISSIAGKETYANGAVYCASKAAVEALSTGMRLDLTQHGIKVTNVAPGAVETEFSVVRFKGDTERAANVYKGFTPLTPTDIADTIVYVVTAPAHVTIADITILASAQAAATTIHRK, from the coding sequence ATGATTGCTCTCATCACCGGCGCAACCTCTGGCATTGGCCGTGCTACCGCCGAAGCCTTTGCCGACCTCAACTATCGGCTCATTCTGTGTGGACGTCGGCAGGAACGGTTAGACGAACTACAGGAAACGCTCAGCGCAAAAACGCCTGTGACTACCCTCAATTTCGACGTACGGACCTGGGACGAAGTGGATCACGCCATCCGCACCTTACCTGATGACTGGAAAACGATTGACATCCTGGTGAACAGCGCCGGCAATGCACATGGTCTGTCGCCCATTCAGGACGGTGACCCAGCCGATTGGGACCAAATGATCGACGGCAATGTTCAGGGCCTTCTGTATGTGTCGAAAGCAGTGATACCGGGCATGGTTGAGCGGAAACGCGGCCACATCATCAATATCAGCTCGATTGCGGGGAAAGAAACATATGCTAATGGAGCCGTTTACTGCGCCAGCAAAGCGGCCGTCGAAGCCTTAAGTACGGGCATGCGACTGGATCTCACTCAGCACGGCATCAAAGTTACCAACGTTGCGCCGGGGGCTGTTGAAACCGAGTTTTCGGTCGTGCGTTTTAAAGGAGACACCGAGCGGGCGGCCAACGTATACAAGGGCTTCACCCCTTTGACACCGACCGATATAGCCGATACAATTGTTTATGTGGTAACCGCTCCTGCTCACGTCACCATCGCCGATATTACCATTTTAGCCAGTGCTCAGGCAGCAGCTACAACGATTCATCGGAAGTGA
- the eboE gene encoding metabolite traffic protein EboE produces the protein MRTPLGHLGYCTNIHAGETWTDHFAALQQAIPELKQRLSPGAPFGIGLRLSDVASEELEIPENLVVFQHWLAANDCYVFTMNGFPFGGFHDTVVKDQVHAPDWTTEARVEYTKRLFRILSVLLPVDELGNAIQGGVSTSPLSYRRWFEWEQPAARDYILSQTTQNVLEVVADLIRLRQQTDRLMHLDLEPEPDGVIETADEFITWYTDYLLPMGIEQLTSQFGLTDEEAEARICEHVRLCYDVCHFAVGYERPAAVLDKLKEFGLRVGKIQISAALKAEFPVETADREVVKMAFDQFNEPTYLHQVVARTQANELRRFPDLPQALAAFNEDHAEWRAHFHVPLFVADYGVLQSTQDDIVEVLRLQAERRFTNQLEVETYTWGVLPDELKAPLVDSIEREMNWVITNGIESNT, from the coding sequence ATGAGGACACCACTGGGACACCTCGGTTACTGCACAAACATCCATGCGGGTGAAACGTGGACCGATCATTTTGCCGCGCTTCAGCAGGCGATTCCTGAACTGAAACAGCGGCTGTCGCCCGGTGCGCCGTTTGGCATTGGCCTGCGGCTGTCGGACGTGGCCAGTGAAGAACTGGAAATACCCGAAAATCTGGTAGTCTTTCAGCATTGGCTGGCGGCTAACGATTGCTACGTATTCACGATGAATGGTTTTCCGTTCGGAGGCTTTCACGACACAGTTGTTAAAGATCAGGTTCACGCACCCGACTGGACGACCGAAGCGCGGGTCGAATACACCAAGCGATTGTTCCGGATCTTGTCTGTGCTGCTGCCGGTCGATGAACTGGGCAACGCCATTCAGGGCGGTGTTTCTACGTCGCCCCTATCGTATCGTCGCTGGTTCGAGTGGGAGCAACCCGCAGCCCGCGACTATATTCTTTCGCAGACGACTCAGAATGTGCTCGAAGTCGTTGCGGACCTGATTCGGCTGCGGCAGCAAACGGATCGATTGATGCACCTTGATCTGGAACCAGAACCCGATGGCGTAATTGAAACCGCCGACGAGTTCATCACCTGGTATACCGATTACCTGTTGCCAATGGGTATCGAGCAGCTGACGTCGCAATTCGGTTTGACCGACGAAGAAGCCGAGGCCCGAATATGCGAACACGTGCGGTTGTGTTACGATGTCTGTCATTTTGCCGTTGGCTACGAGCGTCCGGCTGCCGTGCTGGACAAACTAAAGGAATTTGGTCTTCGCGTTGGTAAAATTCAGATCAGTGCGGCTTTAAAAGCTGAATTCCCTGTAGAAACTGCGGATCGGGAGGTCGTCAAAATGGCGTTTGACCAGTTTAATGAGCCAACGTATCTGCACCAGGTTGTGGCGCGAACACAGGCAAACGAACTACGCCGATTCCCGGATTTGCCGCAGGCACTGGCTGCGTTCAACGAAGACCATGCGGAGTGGCGGGCACATTTCCATGTTCCGCTTTTTGTGGCGGATTATGGGGTGTTGCAATCGACACAGGACGATATAGTAGAGGTGCTTCGTCTTCAGGCCGAACGGCGATTTACGAATCAGCTGGAGGTAGAAACCTACACCTGGGGTGTGTTGCCGGATGAACTGAAAGCACCACTGGTCGATTCGATTGAGCGCGAAATGAACTGGGTGATAACAAACGGAATAGAGTCGAATACATGA
- a CDS encoding 3-dehydroquinate synthase, translating to MSHLQQSFTVRFAYNVFFTEKLFDTANPLLADFFVQQASETRKKILVVIDSGVTETHPDLLTTINTYFAQHTDVVELVPDLLVIPGGEVAKNNPAFVEQIVDAVDRYGIDRHSYVVAIGGGSILDMVGYAAAISHRGIRHIRIPTTVLSQNDSGIGVKNSVNYRGKKNFLGTFAPPVAVFNDSDFLLTLDDRDWRAGISEAVKVALIKDARFFEWIEANAEALAARDMATMAYLIHRCAQMHLDHIAGGDPFEMGSSRPLDFGHWSAHKLEQLTNFELRHGEAVAIGIALDSLYSQQLGWLTGVDTDRILKTLRTLGFSLYQAMLDADKSAGIVKGLAEFREHLGGQLTIMLLEGIGKGVEVHEIDTDKVRQSIATLKEQEQSAQLV from the coding sequence ATGAGCCATTTGCAGCAGTCTTTCACGGTTCGATTTGCGTACAACGTTTTCTTTACTGAAAAACTTTTCGATACAGCTAATCCGCTCCTTGCCGATTTTTTTGTCCAACAGGCCAGCGAAACCCGAAAAAAAATACTGGTCGTGATCGACTCCGGTGTTACGGAAACGCACCCTGATCTGTTAACGACCATCAACACCTATTTTGCTCAGCATACGGATGTTGTTGAACTGGTGCCGGACCTTCTCGTGATTCCGGGCGGTGAGGTGGCCAAGAACAACCCGGCTTTTGTCGAACAGATTGTCGATGCGGTCGATCGCTATGGCATCGACCGGCACTCGTATGTAGTGGCTATCGGGGGTGGATCCATACTCGATATGGTCGGTTATGCGGCTGCCATATCACACCGGGGCATTCGCCACATCCGGATTCCAACAACGGTGCTGTCGCAGAATGATTCCGGAATCGGTGTAAAGAACAGCGTCAACTACCGGGGTAAGAAAAATTTTCTTGGCACGTTTGCTCCGCCCGTAGCGGTTTTCAACGACAGTGATTTTCTGCTGACCCTCGACGATCGCGACTGGCGGGCGGGGATCTCCGAAGCCGTTAAAGTAGCGCTCATCAAAGACGCCCGGTTTTTCGAGTGGATCGAAGCCAACGCCGAAGCCCTCGCTGCCCGCGACATGGCGACGATGGCGTACCTTATTCACCGCTGTGCGCAAATGCACCTTGACCACATTGCGGGGGGCGATCCGTTCGAAATGGGTTCATCTCGACCGCTTGATTTTGGCCATTGGAGCGCTCACAAACTGGAACAACTCACCAATTTTGAACTGCGGCATGGCGAAGCGGTAGCCATCGGTATTGCCCTGGACAGTCTGTACTCGCAGCAGCTCGGTTGGCTCACGGGCGTTGACACCGACCGGATACTGAAGACGTTGCGCACGCTGGGCTTTTCCCTCTATCAAGCCATGCTCGACGCCGACAAAAGCGCCGGTATCGTGAAAGGGCTGGCCGAATTCCGGGAACATCTCGGTGGTCAGCTGACCATCATGTTGCTGGAAGGGATTGGCAAAGGCGTAGAGGTTCACGAAATCGATACTGACAAAGTGCGCCAGTCGATTGCCACCTTAAAAGAACAGGAGCAATCGGCTCAACTGGTATGA
- a CDS encoding carboxylesterase family protein yields the protein MVFTSQYSRAVAGFLCLFLLSISVIAQSASIAKAKEKYNYLLYLPRDYATSKTAYPVVIYLHGGSQRGTDLNKLKIYGLPHLVEKGTDFPFIIASPQCPDGKFWSTDNWFDSLYADLATKYRIDPKRVYLTGISMGGYGAWQTAVAYPDKFAAVVPLCGGCDDSTQICTIRQVPVWTFHGTADDLIPINETERLVNRLKQCHGSVKFTRLENEGHDIRYLYEDKSIYAWLLKQHK from the coding sequence ATGGTTTTCACAAGTCAATACTCGCGCGCAGTAGCTGGGTTTCTATGCCTCTTCTTACTGTCCATAAGCGTCATCGCTCAGTCTGCATCTATCGCCAAAGCCAAAGAGAAATATAACTATCTGCTTTACTTACCCAGGGATTATGCAACGAGCAAAACAGCCTATCCGGTAGTCATCTATCTTCATGGCGGGTCACAGCGGGGTACTGATCTGAACAAGCTCAAGATCTACGGTTTGCCTCATCTGGTCGAGAAGGGAACCGATTTTCCGTTTATCATTGCGTCGCCCCAGTGTCCGGACGGCAAATTCTGGTCGACCGATAATTGGTTCGATTCACTCTATGCTGACCTGGCAACAAAATACCGTATCGATCCGAAGCGTGTTTACCTGACCGGCATCAGCATGGGGGGCTACGGTGCCTGGCAGACAGCGGTGGCTTATCCGGATAAATTTGCGGCAGTCGTCCCGCTGTGTGGAGGCTGCGACGATTCAACACAAATCTGTACGATCAGGCAAGTTCCCGTCTGGACCTTTCACGGAACAGCCGACGATCTTATTCCAATCAACGAAACGGAGCGATTGGTCAATCGCCTGAAACAATGCCATGGGTCCGTAAAATTTACCCGATTGGAAAACGAAGGGCACGATATCCGGTATCTCTACGAAGACAAATCGATCTATGCCTGGCTGCTGAAGCAGCATAAGTGA
- a CDS encoding sensor histidine kinase: protein MMDFKVLEKRFRTIEATEIGPKLLEAYIAEMLAFLEADGCYIVQERDEWTATIQFSSPQKLDLLSLNPTQLQELTQESPFFLIKNFTPRRALKGMLSDYRQVAGFRLTNYTFKGWILIGWETLTDSPADDVEDALYRFGDKVLISNLSLQRIALEQQYRFIFGIVPQGIVLVNEEDETSWVNQAAIELLDLEQGDLRPSPTSLSMGMLKLRNRALNLDAINHTANEFVRNPNFSIKEWLWIFTDQILSVLTRPIFSPYFKGRIWLFNDVTELYHKNQQLSDANREIENLISVIAHDLKSPLATLSFIFNFLPMHGPLNEEQNENIEYGQKTIKRGLNLIDSIVYFNKLISSNLPVQMEDIEIRELIDVLVEGFSAQAYQKGITLHAQHSDQAILLHSDPESLVRILDNLISNAVKFSPFGRNVYVQIGLRDNQLTISVKDEGPGISSDDRTKLFKRFQRLSAQPTNNEGSSGLGLSIVKALSDKLGAAIEVDSVLNSGTTFRLVFPADYVRIGESLVTK, encoded by the coding sequence ATGATGGACTTTAAAGTTCTTGAAAAACGTTTCCGGACTATTGAAGCCACCGAAATCGGCCCGAAACTTCTAGAAGCCTATATAGCTGAGATGCTGGCTTTTCTGGAAGCGGATGGCTGCTATATTGTACAGGAGCGTGATGAGTGGACAGCAACCATCCAGTTTTCCAGTCCACAAAAACTGGATCTGCTGTCGCTCAATCCAACCCAATTACAAGAACTGACGCAGGAAAGTCCCTTTTTCCTGATCAAAAATTTTACGCCACGCCGGGCGCTGAAGGGAATGCTTAGCGACTACCGACAGGTCGCGGGGTTCCGGCTAACGAATTACACATTCAAAGGCTGGATTCTAATAGGTTGGGAAACACTAACGGATAGTCCGGCCGACGATGTCGAAGATGCCTTGTATCGCTTTGGGGACAAGGTGCTGATCAGCAATTTATCACTTCAGCGTATCGCCCTCGAACAGCAATACCGGTTCATCTTCGGCATTGTTCCCCAGGGCATCGTACTTGTCAACGAGGAGGATGAAACAAGCTGGGTAAATCAGGCAGCCATCGAATTGCTGGATCTTGAACAGGGCGACCTGCGGCCATCACCGACCAGTTTATCGATGGGTATGCTCAAACTTCGCAACCGGGCGCTTAATCTGGATGCGATCAATCATACGGCAAACGAGTTTGTTCGTAATCCAAATTTTAGCATTAAGGAGTGGCTCTGGATTTTTACGGACCAGATTTTATCGGTGCTGACAAGGCCCATTTTTTCACCCTACTTCAAAGGTCGTATCTGGTTATTTAACGACGTAACGGAATTATACCATAAAAATCAGCAGTTGTCGGACGCCAATCGCGAAATCGAGAACCTGATCAGTGTTATTGCGCATGACCTGAAGTCGCCACTGGCAACGTTAAGCTTCATCTTCAATTTTCTGCCCATGCACGGGCCGTTGAATGAAGAACAGAACGAAAACATCGAGTATGGACAGAAAACAATCAAGCGTGGCCTTAATCTCATCGACAGTATTGTCTACTTCAACAAATTGATCTCGTCGAACCTGCCGGTGCAGATGGAAGATATCGAGATCAGGGAGCTGATCGATGTACTTGTCGAAGGATTTTCGGCGCAGGCTTATCAAAAAGGAATAACGCTACACGCTCAGCACAGCGATCAGGCCATTCTGCTCCACTCCGACCCGGAATCGCTGGTCCGAATCCTCGACAACCTGATCAGTAACGCGGTAAAATTCTCGCCCTTCGGTCGTAATGTTTACGTTCAGATTGGGTTGCGGGATAATCAGCTCACGATTTCGGTGAAAGATGAAGGACCGGGTATCTCATCGGATGACCGCACGAAGTTATTCAAGCGATTTCAGCGGCTATCGGCGCAGCCCACCAACAACGAAGGCTCATCGGGGCTCGGTCTGTCCATTGTCAAAGCCCTTTCCGATAAGTTAGGTGCAGCCATTGAAGTCGATAGCGTGCTGAATAGCGGCACAACGTTCCGGCTGGTGTTCCCTGCCGATTACGTTCGTATTGGCGAATCGCTGGTCACGAAATAG